The genomic stretch ATCCAGTTTATCGCCTGTAGAGAATGCGAAATTAAAATACCTAAGAATATTAGATTCATTATTATCCGCAATAGAATTTCCAAAATTGAAATTATACGTAGTATTGGCCTGAAGGGTATCCGTCCACTGAATAAGAATAAATTTATTGGCAATATTTGATGGAAGAATTCGTTTGATATTCTTAATTGGAGGAGAAATAATAAGATTTTTATTGATGTCCTTTAAGGTCACGTATTCATCAAAATCCAGGCGGAGTTCCCGGATATCTCTTTTGACGTTGATCCTTGTGGTATCAATGTTCGAACTTAAAAACTTTGGGGCTAATGTATCTTTTGGGCCACCCACAGGCGATCCTACTCTTGCACATGAATGTACAAGAAAGCTGATAACGAATAATAAAAGAAACCTTTTCATGAAAATGTTTAAGCAAAAGTAAACATTATTCTCCAAAAACTTCCTGTCCGGAATTCAAAGTATCTTTATTGTCATTCATAACGGTATGAAGCTTATCCTTCTGTAAAGGGAAATCCTCAAATAATCCGGACAATGCCAGTGCTGTATATACTTTGTTTGAATATTTATTTCCAATAGCAACAATCGTTACTTTAGATTTGAGAAGATGAGCAAATACGGAATTGGTTCCATGCCACCATCCATTATGATACGTCAGTTTTTCACCGTTATCAAATATTTTCATTCTGAATCCCAGCCCATAATTGTTCATCCCTGCCTTTTCATTACTATAAGGTGTAAATACCATCTTCATCAGTTCAGGCTTCAGGAAATCTTTTGAGAACATTGCTTTTGAGAAATTATATAAATCTCTTGGTGTAGTATAAACATTTTTATCTCCATAAATCAAATCCAGGCGGTCCAGGGGATATAATTTACTTCCGCCATAGTAGAAAGACTGCGCAGCTGTAGGAATATCTTTTTCCTGGAAAATATAAGAATGGGTCATTTTCAAGGGTGTGAATACCATTTCTTTCATTGCCTGTGGAAAAGGCGTTTTTGTAACATTCTCGATCAGTAATGCTAATAAAGCAAAATTGGTATTGCAGTACATAAACCCAGTATCGGTATCTCTGGCCAGATCCGGTTTATATTTGATGATCATATTCAATACATCCTGATTGGTAATAAACTGTTTAGAAAGTTCTTCCGGTACTGGTTGTATTTTAGTAATAAAGTATTCGTATTTAGGTAATCCGCTTCTTTGGTCCAACAGAGTCTGAACGGTTACATTGGGATAAGGAAATCCCGGAAAGAATTGGGTAAGATGGTCGGTAAGTTTTATTTTTCCGGCTTCTACCAATTTCATCATAGCCATTGCC from Chryseobacterium indologenes encodes the following:
- a CDS encoding serine hydrolase domain-containing protein, producing the protein MKMRNLVLAVTVALSLFSCKNKSESKEASAKNTTNLPNYGNVDLGNVFNKADGQLLDKQTTVNYIDQYYKKIWDGGDLSGGILVAKGDDILYENYRGFGREGNQMPIDKNTPLHVASVSKTLTAMAMMKLVEAGKIKLTDHLTQFFPGFPYPNVTVQTLLDQRSGLPKYEYFITKIQPVPEELSKQFITNQDVLNMIIKYKPDLARDTDTGFMYCNTNFALLALLIENVTKTPFPQAMKEMVFTPLKMTHSYIFQEKDIPTAAQSFYYGGSKLYPLDRLDLIYGDKNVYTTPRDLYNFSKAMFSKDFLKPELMKMVFTPYSNEKAGMNNYGLGFRMKIFDNGEKLTYHNGWWHGTNSVFAHLLKSKVTIVAIGNKYSNKVYTALALSGLFEDFPLQKDKLHTVMNDNKDTLNSGQEVFGE